The proteins below come from a single Edaphobacter acidisoli genomic window:
- the mazG gene encoding nucleoside triphosphate pyrophosphohydrolase → MALPAPRIQPAAATPDASSGAAAIAEAIAIMARLRGPGGCPWDREQTFDTIKRYTLEETYEVFDAIERRSWPDLKDELGDLLLQVLFYAQMASEAGHFTIADVAANLNAKLIRRHPHVFGDAEATDANAVLRNWEQIKREEKSAAEPAQASMLDDVPRTMPAIMEAGKLGSRAAKVGFDWPDAEGLFDKLQEEIGELRAEIEISAQNKAHRMEEELGDLLFTTVNLARHLKLDPESALRKANAKFRERFTTMETSAGGRDALAAMSPAELDQQWTAAKRRTAKHRTGGESSQ, encoded by the coding sequence ATGGCTCTGCCAGCCCCACGAATCCAGCCTGCGGCCGCGACGCCCGACGCGAGCAGTGGCGCAGCCGCAATTGCCGAAGCCATTGCGATCATGGCGAGGCTACGCGGACCGGGTGGCTGCCCCTGGGACCGCGAGCAGACCTTCGACACCATCAAGCGCTACACGCTGGAAGAGACCTACGAGGTCTTCGACGCCATCGAGCGCCGCTCCTGGCCCGACCTCAAGGACGAGCTCGGCGATCTGCTCCTGCAAGTGCTCTTCTACGCGCAGATGGCCTCCGAAGCCGGCCACTTCACCATCGCAGACGTAGCGGCCAACCTCAACGCAAAGCTCATCCGCCGCCACCCCCACGTCTTCGGCGACGCCGAAGCCACCGATGCCAACGCTGTCCTCCGCAACTGGGAGCAGATTAAACGCGAGGAGAAGAGCGCTGCCGAGCCCGCACAGGCCTCCATGCTCGACGATGTACCCCGAACCATGCCCGCCATCATGGAAGCCGGCAAACTCGGCTCGCGCGCCGCAAAGGTGGGCTTTGACTGGCCAGACGCCGAAGGCCTCTTCGACAAGCTGCAGGAAGAGATTGGCGAGCTTCGCGCCGAGATAGAAATATCAGCGCAGAACAAAGCACATCGCATGGAAGAAGAGCTGGGCGATCTGCTCTTCACCACCGTCAATCTCGCACGCCACTTAAAGCTCGACCCCGAAAGCGCACTCCGCAAGGCCAATGCGAAGTTCCGCGAGCGATTCACCACAATGGAGACAAGCGCAGGCGGCCGCGATGCCCTGGCAGCCATGAGCCCTGCAGAACTGGACCAGCAGTGGACTGCGGCAAAGCGCAGGACGGCAAAGCACAGGACGGGGGGCGAATCCTCCCAATGA
- a CDS encoding OmpA family protein, whose translation MSSNFQNASVTLSKMKSACAVAAASVFVIALTVGCSSKNYVRSQTAPIIQQTNELDAKTAADHRSITDTDERAQKGISGAMDAANTADQHAQAAGQSADAANKSAQDVANRVDSLNGVVANLDNYKTVSDVTVTFAFDKSNLSSSDRSQLDALADSLAATKSYILAVTGGTDTIGDANYNYALSQRRADAVVQYLAAQHNVPPHKFYLIGIGKDVQIATDRTAAGRAKNRRVEIKVMSNMNQDQTPATASVAQPSVQQQ comes from the coding sequence ATGAGCTCGAACTTTCAGAATGCCAGCGTGACGCTGTCGAAGATGAAATCTGCCTGCGCGGTGGCTGCGGCCAGCGTGTTCGTCATTGCATTGACGGTCGGCTGCTCTTCTAAGAACTATGTGAGGTCGCAGACCGCACCAATCATCCAGCAGACCAATGAATTGGATGCCAAGACTGCTGCCGACCATCGCTCCATCACCGACACCGATGAGCGCGCGCAGAAGGGAATCAGTGGCGCGATGGACGCGGCCAACACGGCTGACCAGCACGCCCAAGCTGCGGGACAGTCTGCCGATGCGGCCAACAAGTCCGCGCAGGACGTGGCGAACCGCGTAGACAGCCTCAACGGCGTTGTCGCCAACCTGGACAACTACAAGACCGTCTCCGACGTCACCGTGACGTTCGCCTTCGACAAGTCCAACCTGAGCTCTTCCGACAGGAGCCAGCTTGACGCCCTCGCCGACAGTCTTGCTGCGACCAAGAGCTACATCCTCGCCGTCACCGGCGGCACCGACACCATTGGTGATGCGAACTACAACTACGCCCTTAGCCAGCGCCGCGCCGACGCTGTCGTGCAGTATCTGGCCGCGCAGCACAACGTTCCTCCGCACAAGTTCTACCTCATCGGCATCGGCAAGGACGTTCAGATTGCCACCGACCGTACTGCTGCCGGTCGTGCCAAAAACCGCCGCGTCGAGATCAAGGTGATGTCGAATATGAACCAAGACCAGACTCCGGCCACCGCGTCGGTAGCGCAGCCATCAGTACAGCAGCAGTAA